The Thermoplasmata archaeon genome window below encodes:
- a CDS encoding class I SAM-dependent methyltransferase, producing the protein MRESAALRAAARAPRPSALLSPAAHKAIRHRMLFYRPASLTRVAELAGVTVPELHRYRQELARGVLADLLLARGANFAFVRELPQGPLLYLLVRALRPVRLVETGVRPGYSTAWILAALDANGAGQLTSLGPGATTGRSAGIENVTVGQFVPPALRSRWILELGNNEEHLRTILAGARDLDLFFYDNGPEVVRARFELKSAWASLGSRGVLLAHHANANTAWSDFCQAQGVPPQILDSGPPPLGALSMRSAPRGA; encoded by the coding sequence ATGAGGGAGTCGGCGGCGCTGCGTGCTGCGGCGCGTGCTCCTCGGCCGAGCGCTCTGCTGTCGCCGGCGGCCCACAAGGCGATCCGGCATCGGATGCTCTTCTACCGCCCGGCCTCCCTCACCCGCGTCGCCGAGCTCGCGGGGGTCACCGTCCCCGAGCTCCACCGCTACCGCCAGGAGCTCGCGCGGGGGGTGCTCGCGGATCTCCTTCTCGCGCGGGGGGCGAACTTCGCTTTCGTCCGCGAGCTGCCCCAGGGTCCCCTTCTGTACCTCCTCGTCCGGGCCCTGCGGCCGGTGCGGCTCGTGGAGACCGGGGTGCGCCCGGGGTACTCTACGGCCTGGATCCTCGCGGCGCTCGATGCGAACGGGGCCGGACAACTAACCTCCCTCGGCCCCGGGGCGACCACCGGTCGCTCGGCCGGTATCGAGAACGTCACGGTGGGCCAGTTCGTTCCCCCGGCTCTGCGGTCCCGCTGGATCCTCGAGCTCGGCAACAACGAGGAGCACCTGCGCACGATCCTCGCCGGCGCGCGGGACCTCGACCTCTTCTTCTACGACAACGGCCCGGAGGTCGTGCGTGCGCGATTCGAGTTGAAGAGCGCATGGGCCTCCCTCGGCAGCCGGGGGGTCCTCCTCGCCCACCACGCCAATGCGAACACCGCGTGGAGCGATTTCTGCCAGGCGCAGGGAGTCCCGCCGCAGATCCTCGACAGCGGCCCTCCGCCGCTGGGCGCGCTCTCGATGCGCTCGGCGCCGAGAGGGGCCTAG
- a CDS encoding PTO1314 family radical SAM protein — MAFFEPVVLRSLKRATREARGQKLPVIAGHKLLYRCNLECKMCPFWRREDEELLSLSQEIRMMDALVRTGVSFLGFEGGEPMLRRDLPEILRESHDRFHTSLVTNGWLLQQRLPEIARSLELLFVSLDGIGPMHDFLRGIPRSFERAIEGIKAARERLPVAISSTITKDNIYHAVPLVDLAESMGVSITFQVAYDYSTADAMSPMGPDLLEVLRELRLRRVNGAPILESPDYFDAIINSWYRQESWHCKPWMTMNVDPQGRIVLPCYTLHEYAGQTPVWETDVAALWNSYDWSKYETCNKCALACYLEPSIFSWSNVGMIRDRILSNTFARVARTWRGPNPAMVPHPPGLLTS; from the coding sequence ATGGCGTTCTTCGAGCCGGTGGTGCTGCGGAGTCTGAAGCGAGCGACCCGCGAAGCGCGCGGCCAGAAGCTGCCGGTCATTGCGGGGCACAAGTTGCTCTACCGCTGCAATCTCGAGTGCAAGATGTGTCCGTTCTGGCGACGGGAGGACGAGGAGCTCCTGTCGCTCTCCCAGGAGATCCGCATGATGGACGCCCTCGTGCGCACGGGCGTCTCCTTCCTGGGGTTCGAGGGTGGCGAGCCGATGCTGCGCCGCGACCTGCCCGAGATCCTGCGCGAGTCGCACGACCGCTTCCACACCTCGCTCGTGACCAACGGCTGGCTGCTCCAGCAGCGGCTGCCCGAGATCGCGCGGTCGCTCGAACTCCTCTTCGTCAGCCTCGACGGCATCGGCCCGATGCACGACTTCCTGCGGGGGATCCCGCGGTCGTTCGAGCGGGCGATCGAAGGCATCAAGGCGGCACGCGAGCGCCTCCCGGTCGCGATCTCGAGCACGATCACGAAGGACAACATCTACCACGCCGTTCCGCTGGTCGACCTCGCCGAGTCGATGGGGGTCTCGATCACCTTCCAGGTCGCCTACGATTACTCCACGGCGGATGCGATGAGCCCGATGGGTCCCGATCTCCTCGAGGTGCTCCGGGAACTGCGCCTGCGGCGCGTCAACGGGGCGCCGATCCTCGAGTCTCCCGACTACTTCGACGCGATCATCAACTCGTGGTACCGCCAGGAGAGCTGGCACTGCAAGCCGTGGATGACCATGAACGTCGATCCGCAGGGCCGGATCGTGCTGCCCTGCTACACGCTGCACGAGTACGCCGGGCAGACCCCGGTCTGGGAGACGGATGTCGCCGCGCTGTGGAATTCCTACGACTGGTCGAAGTACGAGACGTGCAACAAGTGCGCGCTCGCCTGTTACCTCGAGCCGTCGATCTTCTCCTGGTCCAACGTCGGCATGATCCGGGACCGGATCCTATCGAACACCTTCGCGCGGGTGGCCCGCACATGGAGGGGGCCCAACCCCGCGATGGTGCCGCATCCCCCCGGGCTGCTGACCTCGTAG
- the twy1 gene encoding 4-demethylwyosine synthase TYW1 yields MGDQDLSSELQGQGYQLVGRHSAVKLCYWTRESLVNKRDCYKGRFYGIQSHRCLQMSPAIDSCNLHCRFCWRNQGWENDETMPEYDDPETLIDRSIEAQRRILSGFKGDDSIDLDRWKESQAPRHVAISLTGEPTLYPKMNRFLELCHTRGITTFLVTNGTNPDALRHLDPLPTQLYVSVTAPNAEVFRRLTLPAQEDAWERLQESLEIIRDLNTRRVVRHTLVKGWNLGWVDAYAEMDLTARPDFIEPKGYVYMGKSRQRLGKSHVPTHEEIGHFARQLARRTGYQVLDESPDSKVYLLGESAEGRYLPGLGPSGELPMVA; encoded by the coding sequence ATGGGCGACCAGGACCTTTCGAGCGAGCTCCAGGGTCAGGGCTACCAGCTAGTGGGCCGCCACAGCGCGGTGAAGCTCTGCTACTGGACCCGCGAGTCCCTCGTGAACAAGCGCGATTGCTACAAAGGCCGATTTTACGGGATTCAGAGCCACCGGTGCCTGCAGATGTCCCCAGCGATCGACTCGTGCAATCTGCACTGCCGCTTCTGCTGGCGCAACCAAGGCTGGGAGAACGACGAGACGATGCCCGAGTACGATGACCCCGAGACCCTCATCGATCGGTCGATCGAGGCGCAACGGCGGATACTTTCCGGGTTCAAGGGGGACGACTCGATCGATCTCGACCGCTGGAAGGAGTCCCAGGCTCCACGCCACGTCGCGATCTCGCTGACCGGCGAGCCCACGCTCTACCCGAAGATGAACCGCTTCCTCGAGCTCTGCCACACCCGAGGCATCACCACCTTCCTGGTCACGAACGGCACGAACCCCGACGCCTTGCGCCACCTCGATCCGCTTCCGACGCAACTGTACGTCTCGGTCACCGCGCCGAACGCCGAAGTGTTCCGTCGATTGACCCTGCCCGCGCAGGAGGACGCGTGGGAACGGCTGCAGGAGTCGCTCGAGATCATCCGCGATCTCAACACGCGCCGGGTCGTCCGCCACACCCTGGTCAAGGGATGGAATCTCGGCTGGGTCGACGCCTACGCCGAGATGGACCTCACCGCGCGACCGGACTTCATCGAGCCGAAGGGCTACGTGTACATGGGAAAGTCCCGTCAGCGGCTCGGCAAGAGCCACGTCCCGACGCACGAGGAGATCGGCCATTTCGCCCGCCAGCTCGCGCGCCGGACCGGCTACCAGGTGCTCGACGAGTCTCCGGACTCCAAGGTCTATCTTCTCGGAGAGAGCGCCGAGGGGCGCTACCTGCCCGGGCTGGGCCCGAGCGGCGAGCTTCCCATGGTCGCCTAG
- a CDS encoding tyrosine-type recombinase/integrase: MPDTGERWVEEGYEWLEEKRSKGKYLGRHGDDATRFFRRCGEWVSVTPLKVREDDLWEILGHVRGRGASKTKLTYLRLLGSFLSWRGNWIVQESGITAHFPNRALNTPVITVEDRDRVLNAAQGLERIVTALYGVGRRRVEVIRARVEDFHLDRDPASYDVRQKGGRDSVTDAGMELTPSLLSELAWWLPLRAEWSSRATSDSGHLVCRWDGDRLVGVSYQYADRLLHSAEDRAGVRRWPGHSFRRGTATLLRERGADWEDVSGALLHSSPETTRQYVAPLVRRHRVAEALRLIEPARPGGKP, from the coding sequence TTGCCCGACACGGGCGAGCGGTGGGTCGAAGAAGGATACGAATGGCTGGAGGAGAAACGGTCGAAGGGAAAGTACCTCGGGAGACACGGAGACGACGCGACACGGTTCTTCCGTCGGTGTGGCGAGTGGGTGAGTGTCACTCCGCTCAAGGTCAGGGAAGACGACCTCTGGGAAATCCTGGGGCATGTGCGAGGGCGCGGGGCCTCGAAGACGAAGCTCACCTACCTCCGCCTCCTCGGGAGCTTCCTCTCGTGGCGCGGGAATTGGATCGTCCAAGAGTCGGGGATAACGGCGCACTTCCCGAACCGTGCGCTCAACACTCCGGTGATCACCGTCGAGGACCGCGACCGGGTCCTCAACGCGGCGCAGGGTCTCGAACGAATCGTAACCGCGCTCTACGGGGTAGGTCGTCGGCGGGTCGAGGTGATTCGCGCTCGGGTCGAGGACTTCCACCTCGACCGCGACCCGGCGTCGTACGACGTGCGGCAAAAGGGCGGCCGCGATTCGGTGACGGACGCGGGCATGGAGCTTACGCCATCGCTCCTGTCCGAGCTTGCCTGGTGGCTCCCACTGCGCGCCGAGTGGTCCTCGCGCGCAACGTCGGACTCGGGCCACTTGGTTTGCCGGTGGGACGGGGACCGCCTGGTCGGTGTGTCGTACCAGTACGCCGACCGCCTCCTACACTCCGCCGAGGACCGGGCCGGAGTCCGCCGGTGGCCCGGTCACTCGTTCCGCCGGGGAACCGCGACCCTGCTGCGCGAGCGCGGAGCCGATTGGGAGGACGTGAGCGGAGCCCTGCTCCATTCCTCGCCGGAGACAACCCGTCAGTACGTCGCGCCGCTCGTGCGCCGACACCGCGTAGCCGAGGCCCTTCGATTGATCGAGCCCGCACGACCAGGGGGGAAGCCCTGA
- the trxA gene encoding thioredoxin encodes MAVQEINGSQYDTFTGKNAAAVIDVWAPWCGPCRMVSPIVDHLSERYNGKVAFGKMNSDDNGEKAGALGIMSIPTILFYKQGKLVDRIVGAYPEDVIDEHVRRLL; translated from the coding sequence ATGGCGGTCCAAGAGATCAACGGGAGCCAGTACGACACATTCACGGGGAAGAACGCCGCGGCGGTCATCGACGTCTGGGCGCCCTGGTGCGGTCCGTGCCGGATGGTCTCCCCCATCGTCGACCACCTCAGCGAGAGGTACAACGGCAAGGTCGCTTTCGGAAAGATGAACTCCGACGACAACGGCGAGAAGGCCGGGGCCCTCGGGATCATGAGCATCCCGACGATCCTGTTCTACAAGCAGGGCAAGCTCGTCGACCGCATCGTCGGGGCGTACCCCGAGGACGTCATCGACGAGCACGTCCGGCGACTGCTCTGA
- the sppA gene encoding signal peptide peptidase SppA, whose amino-acid sequence MVRERLAHVQFRGTIRERSVEPFTRMLKAIRERGRFRGVLLDISSGGGEAVASMDLYLAIKRLDQMKPVVASIGSMGASGAYMAALGARRIFAYPESNVGSIGVVFPHIAVQELLRRVGVSVELLHAGRHKDAYQGLRPLSEEERAKLTAIVHQDYDAFVKMVALERKQPIEKIQELATGEFWTGARARELGLVDDLGDREMALEALSQMTGIPARKTIDVAPPRPFLERLFSGSFSMMGDRLSASVRSSLEDLVFESGIYRR is encoded by the coding sequence ATGGTGCGCGAACGATTGGCCCATGTACAGTTCCGCGGGACGATCCGCGAACGGTCCGTCGAGCCGTTCACGCGGATGCTCAAGGCGATCCGGGAGCGGGGACGTTTCCGCGGGGTTCTCCTCGACATCTCGAGCGGCGGGGGCGAGGCCGTCGCCTCGATGGATCTCTATCTTGCGATCAAGCGACTCGACCAGATGAAACCGGTCGTGGCGTCGATCGGATCGATGGGCGCCTCGGGAGCGTACATGGCCGCGCTCGGCGCGCGCCGGATCTTCGCCTACCCCGAGTCGAATGTCGGTTCGATCGGAGTCGTGTTCCCTCACATCGCCGTCCAAGAGTTGCTGCGGCGCGTCGGGGTCTCGGTCGAGCTGTTGCATGCCGGCCGCCACAAGGACGCCTACCAGGGACTGCGGCCTCTCTCCGAGGAGGAGCGAGCGAAGCTGACCGCTATCGTTCACCAAGATTACGACGCGTTCGTGAAGATGGTGGCGCTGGAGCGCAAGCAGCCCATCGAGAAGATCCAGGAACTCGCGACCGGTGAGTTCTGGACCGGAGCCCGGGCGCGGGAGCTCGGCCTCGTGGACGATCTCGGGGACCGGGAGATGGCCCTGGAGGCTCTCTCGCAGATGACGGGCATCCCCGCGCGCAAGACGATCGATGTCGCCCCACCTCGACCGTTCCTGGAGCGCCTCTTTTCCGGTAGCTTCTCGATGATGGGGGATCGGCTCAGCGCGAGCGTCCGCAGCTCGCTCGAGGACCTCGTCTTCGAGTCCGGAATCTACCGTCGGTAG
- the prf1 gene encoding peptide chain release factor aRF-1, producing the protein MTVDSTETQLARYSFQRKLDEIAAAKGRATELVTLYVPPGKQISEVMGYLRNEYAQSSNIKSRVTRKNVMWAIESLMGRVRQFKEPPPHGVAFFVGSKAVGADRYEPVTFIVEPPEPLNTYMYRCDSTFFLEPLLSMAHEPDLWGLVVMDRAEVTIGFLRGKRIEVVRNRQSLVPSKHGRGGQSAHRFERMIEHAAHEFFVKIGEMSNDIFLPKKDMLKGILLGGPGATKEYFYKENYLHYELQQKIVQPLFDTGYTDDFGLKELVEKATQTLHGMEVTEEKAIVRRLLAEIRKTDAGLAAYGDAEVTRALGARAVDILLVSEGLRKRKVAFRCSACSTPFTRTLPDAEVDALLAGPCPTCGQSMLTETTSEDYVEGLFQQVQAMGGEVRLISTESEEGQMLTKAFGGVAAILRYPLPRTPSAGRRAE; encoded by the coding sequence ATGACGGTCGACTCCACCGAGACCCAGCTCGCGCGCTACTCCTTCCAGCGCAAGCTCGACGAGATCGCGGCGGCGAAAGGGCGAGCGACGGAGCTCGTGACCCTGTACGTTCCGCCGGGCAAGCAGATCTCCGAGGTGATGGGATACCTGCGAAATGAGTACGCACAGAGCTCGAACATCAAGAGCCGGGTCACGCGCAAGAACGTGATGTGGGCGATCGAGTCGCTCATGGGCCGGGTCCGCCAGTTCAAGGAGCCGCCTCCCCACGGCGTCGCCTTCTTCGTGGGCAGTAAGGCCGTCGGCGCAGATCGCTACGAGCCGGTGACGTTCATCGTCGAGCCGCCGGAGCCCCTCAACACGTACATGTACCGTTGCGATTCGACCTTCTTCCTCGAACCGCTCCTCTCGATGGCCCACGAGCCGGACCTCTGGGGACTGGTCGTGATGGACCGGGCCGAGGTGACGATCGGCTTCCTGCGGGGGAAGCGGATCGAAGTCGTGCGGAATCGCCAGTCCCTCGTTCCGAGCAAGCACGGTCGCGGCGGGCAGTCGGCGCACCGGTTCGAGCGGATGATCGAGCACGCCGCACACGAGTTCTTCGTGAAGATCGGGGAGATGTCCAACGACATCTTCCTTCCGAAGAAGGACATGCTCAAGGGGATCCTACTCGGCGGGCCGGGCGCGACGAAGGAGTACTTCTACAAGGAGAACTACCTCCACTACGAGCTCCAACAGAAGATCGTCCAGCCGCTGTTCGACACCGGCTACACGGACGACTTCGGCCTGAAGGAGCTCGTCGAGAAGGCGACCCAGACCCTGCACGGGATGGAGGTCACCGAGGAGAAGGCGATCGTGCGACGCCTCCTCGCCGAGATCCGCAAGACCGATGCGGGCCTCGCCGCGTACGGCGACGCCGAGGTCACCCGCGCCCTCGGGGCGCGCGCCGTCGACATCCTTCTCGTTTCGGAAGGCCTGCGCAAGCGCAAGGTGGCGTTCCGGTGCTCGGCGTGCTCGACCCCATTCACCCGCACCCTTCCAGACGCCGAGGTCGACGCGTTGCTGGCGGGTCCCTGCCCCACGTGCGGTCAGAGCATGCTCACCGAGACAACCTCCGAGGACTATGTCGAGGGTCTCTTCCAGCAGGTCCAGGCGATGGGCGGAGAGGTCCGCCTCATCTCGACCGAGAGCGAGGAGGGCCAGATGCTGACGAAGGCGTTCGGAGGCGTAGCCGCCATCCTGCGCTACCCCTTGCCCCGGACCCCGAGCGCGGGGCGGCGCGCGGAGTAG
- a CDS encoding cyclic pyranopterin monophosphate synthase MoaC — protein MPPTGSNSRPSSRGFARAPSRGGEPSLARQRRVSGKPAVPRRAIAEGELRVRRTTLARIRARRVAKGDPVAAGELAGLLAMKRTAELIPHCHIVPLTASRVEITVRRDRVGVLAEAETIGRTGVEMEALVGASIALLTVWDMVKYLEKDGRGLYPETALGPVRVRIKEKGALRGR, from the coding sequence GTGCCTCCGACCGGATCCAACTCGAGGCCGTCCTCGCGCGGATTTGCGCGGGCGCCCTCGCGGGGAGGTGAGCCGTCCCTGGCGCGTCAGCGCCGCGTCAGCGGTAAGCCGGCAGTGCCCCGGCGCGCCATCGCCGAGGGCGAGCTGCGAGTCCGCCGGACGACCCTCGCGCGCATCCGCGCGCGGCGCGTGGCCAAGGGAGACCCGGTGGCGGCGGGCGAGCTCGCCGGGCTGCTCGCGATGAAGCGGACCGCGGAGCTCATCCCTCACTGCCACATCGTTCCACTCACGGCGAGCCGGGTGGAGATCACCGTGAGGCGCGATCGCGTCGGGGTCCTCGCAGAGGCCGAGACGATCGGCCGCACCGGGGTCGAGATGGAAGCCCTCGTAGGGGCGAGCATCGCGCTACTGACGGTCTGGGACATGGTCAAGTACTTGGAGAAGGATGGCCGCGGCCTCTACCCCGAGACGGCGCTCGGTCCGGTCCGGGTACGGATCAAAGAAAAGGGAGCTCTGCGAGGTCGATGA
- a CDS encoding ROK family protein, whose amino-acid sequence MSPPPPRTGLQILVLDVGGSHVRAAFSDRARRIRIVSGPTMTPGRMVRQLQTRLRGHEYDVVAIGYPGVVTKGRIMQDPHNLGPGWVGFDFTRAFRHPVHVVNDAAMQALGSYRKGRMLFLGLGTGLGSAMVIEGKLQPMELAHLPYKKERTFEEYVGEASLERYGRKKWSKEVRKVVGVLAAALEPDEVVLGGGNARLIRKLPPRTRAGSNEHAIIGGFRLWQDPTEWVDLTERRTGPKRARSRSPTTRRRPRR is encoded by the coding sequence ATGTCGCCCCCTCCTCCGCGCACGGGCCTGCAGATCCTCGTTCTCGACGTCGGCGGAAGCCATGTCCGGGCCGCGTTCTCCGATCGGGCCCGGCGGATTCGCATCGTCTCCGGCCCGACGATGACACCCGGTCGGATGGTTCGGCAGCTCCAGACGCGGCTGCGAGGGCACGAGTACGACGTCGTGGCCATCGGCTACCCGGGGGTCGTGACGAAGGGTCGGATCATGCAGGACCCCCACAATCTCGGGCCCGGCTGGGTCGGCTTCGATTTCACCCGGGCCTTCCGGCATCCGGTGCACGTCGTCAATGACGCGGCGATGCAGGCGCTCGGGAGCTACCGGAAAGGCCGGATGCTCTTCCTCGGGCTCGGCACCGGTCTCGGATCGGCCATGGTGATCGAGGGCAAGCTCCAGCCCATGGAGCTCGCGCACCTCCCGTACAAGAAGGAGCGGACGTTCGAAGAGTACGTGGGAGAGGCCTCGCTCGAGCGGTACGGCCGGAAGAAGTGGTCCAAGGAGGTGCGCAAGGTGGTCGGCGTGCTCGCCGCCGCTCTCGAGCCGGACGAAGTCGTCCTCGGGGGAGGGAACGCGCGCCTCATCCGCAAGCTCCCTCCGCGCACCCGCGCCGGGAGCAACGAGCACGCCATCATCGGTGGATTCCGCCTGTGGCAGGACCCCACCGAGTGGGTCGACCTGACCGAACGCCGGACCGGTCCGAAGCGTGCGCGATCCCGGTCCCCAACGACCCGGCGCCGACCCCGACGCTAG
- a CDS encoding replication factor C small subunit has translation MAARPYEAVWVEKYRPHSLSEMTGQETIIPLLRTYAEKRSMPHLLFAGPPGTGKTTAALALARDLYGENWRDSFLELNASDERGIDTVRTKIKEYARTAPIGGVGFKLLFLDEADNLTAEAQASLRRLMERYSLSCRFVLSCNYSSRLIEPIQSRCAVFRFRAYSSEAIRSQLERITKAEGKRVDDDAYEAIIAAATGDMRRATNLLQLAATHADHVTRQTLQAYTAVPLRSEVEGMLGAAVKGDFLAARSQLYALFTDRGVSGEDILRALHSYLADDRKSLSIPVRAQLDLIDQLGEVDFRIAQGASDRIQLEAVLARICAGALAGR, from the coding sequence ATGGCGGCGCGTCCGTACGAAGCGGTGTGGGTCGAGAAGTATCGCCCCCACTCGCTTTCCGAGATGACGGGCCAGGAGACGATCATCCCGCTGCTGCGCACGTACGCCGAGAAGCGCTCGATGCCCCACCTCTTGTTCGCAGGACCGCCCGGGACCGGAAAGACGACCGCCGCACTCGCCCTCGCGCGGGACCTCTACGGCGAGAACTGGCGCGACAGCTTCCTCGAGCTCAATGCGTCGGACGAACGGGGGATCGACACCGTCCGCACGAAGATCAAGGAGTACGCACGAACCGCCCCGATCGGCGGGGTCGGCTTCAAGCTGCTGTTCCTCGACGAGGCCGACAACCTCACGGCCGAGGCTCAGGCATCGTTGCGGCGCCTCATGGAGCGCTACTCGCTCTCGTGCCGGTTCGTCCTCTCGTGCAACTACTCCTCTCGGCTCATCGAGCCGATCCAGTCCCGCTGCGCGGTGTTCCGCTTCCGCGCCTACTCCTCCGAGGCGATCCGCTCCCAGCTCGAGCGGATCACGAAGGCGGAGGGAAAGCGCGTCGACGATGACGCGTACGAGGCGATCATCGCGGCGGCCACCGGCGACATGCGTCGCGCGACCAATCTGCTCCAGCTCGCGGCCACCCACGCCGACCACGTGACCCGGCAGACCCTGCAGGCGTACACGGCGGTGCCGCTGCGCAGCGAGGTGGAAGGGATGCTCGGTGCGGCGGTGAAGGGCGACTTCCTAGCCGCGCGCTCGCAGCTCTACGCGCTGTTCACGGACCGAGGCGTCTCGGGCGAGGACATCCTGCGCGCGCTCCACAGCTACCTCGCGGACGACCGCAAGTCGCTCTCAATCCCCGTACGAGCCCAGCTCGATCTGATCGACCAGCTCGGAGAGGTCGATTTCCGCATCGCCCAAGGTGCCTCCGACCGGATCCAACTCGAGGCCGTCCTCGCGCGGATTTGCGCGGGCGCCCTCGCGGGGAGGTGA
- a CDS encoding preprotein translocase subunit Sec61beta: protein MPESKNRGFSSAAGLIQYYDMEETRAVKIPPFIIIGLGIAVSILVEILSWRLG, encoded by the coding sequence ATGCCCGAGAGCAAGAACCGCGGCTTCTCCAGCGCCGCCGGTCTCATCCAATACTACGACATGGAGGAGACCAGGGCGGTCAAGATCCCTCCGTTCATCATCATCGGGCTCGGGATCGCGGTCTCCATCCTGGTCGAGATCCTCAGCTGGCGGCTCGGCTAG
- a CDS encoding MogA/MoaB family molybdenum cofactor biosynthesis protein produces the protein MTTEEKGSTHAPRHHLGGERAIGFGILSVTDTHTEEDDPSGHLARDLVQTGGHKLVHYHLVANSIADVRDALDPWIADPKVECVITVGGTGVSSRDLTVAAIEGMGAKRLDGFGELYRSLSFQEVGPLAVLSRAGLYLIQQKPVFALPGSERAVRTAIEKLILPSVQHLVEELER, from the coding sequence ATGACGACGGAAGAGAAGGGAAGCACGCACGCGCCGCGCCATCACCTCGGAGGCGAGCGGGCCATCGGGTTCGGTATCCTGTCGGTGACGGATACCCACACGGAGGAGGACGATCCGTCCGGTCACCTCGCGCGCGACCTCGTCCAGACGGGCGGCCACAAGCTGGTGCACTATCATCTCGTCGCGAACTCGATCGCGGACGTGCGCGACGCGCTCGATCCGTGGATCGCCGATCCCAAGGTCGAGTGCGTGATTACGGTCGGCGGCACGGGTGTGAGCTCGCGGGACCTGACGGTCGCGGCCATCGAGGGGATGGGTGCGAAGCGTCTGGATGGGTTCGGAGAGCTGTACCGCTCGCTGAGCTTCCAGGAGGTGGGCCCGCTGGCGGTGCTGAGCCGGGCCGGACTCTACCTCATCCAGCAGAAGCCGGTGTTCGCGCTCCCGGGCTCGGAGCGCGCGGTGCGCACGGCGATCGAGAAGTTGATCCTGCCGTCGGTCCAGCACCTGGTCGAGGAACTCGAGCGCTAG
- a CDS encoding HAD family hydrolase: MNSPRSRSSLRLAWPEVVLFDLDDTLFDHTRACRSGIAHLRRKDRRLAQHSVDELFREYSRMLEAIHPEVVAGTLTPDAARLLRFRRLATWSGFEIDGEEAARFSEEYRRRYLRARRPVPGARAVLDRLQGRATIGVVTNNQVAEQDDKIRAIGLEGCLDFLVISEAARVSKPDPRIFRIALRKAKARPEEAVMIGDSWGSDVRGALGAGIRPIWFNRFHRPMPESLEVPEIDSYTPVGGLTRLLPRSP, translated from the coding sequence ATGAACTCACCTCGCTCCCGGTCCTCGCTGCGGCTCGCTTGGCCGGAGGTCGTGCTCTTCGATCTCGACGATACGCTCTTCGATCACACACGGGCCTGCCGTTCGGGCATCGCCCACCTCCGTCGAAAGGACCGGCGCCTCGCCCAGCACTCCGTGGACGAGCTCTTCCGAGAGTACTCGCGCATGCTCGAAGCGATCCACCCGGAGGTCGTCGCGGGCACCCTTACCCCCGACGCGGCTCGTCTCCTCCGGTTCCGCCGCCTCGCCACCTGGAGTGGGTTCGAGATCGATGGAGAGGAAGCCGCCCGCTTCTCCGAGGAGTACCGGAGGCGCTACCTCCGCGCCCGTCGCCCCGTGCCCGGAGCCCGCGCCGTGCTCGATCGCCTGCAGGGGCGAGCGACGATCGGGGTCGTGACGAACAATCAGGTAGCGGAGCAGGACGACAAGATCCGGGCCATCGGCCTCGAGGGCTGTCTCGACTTCCTCGTGATCTCGGAGGCCGCCCGCGTCTCCAAGCCCGATCCCCGCATCTTCCGGATCGCCCTGAGGAAGGCGAAGGCCCGCCCGGAGGAGGCCGTGATGATCGGGGACTCCTGGGGAAGCGACGTGCGCGGGGCCCTCGGCGCCGGCATCCGACCGATCTGGTTCAACCGGTTCCATCGACCCATGCCGGAGTCCCTGGAGGTGCCTGAGATCGACTCGTACACGCCCGTGGGTGGTCTGACCCGCCTGCTGCCCCGATCGCCCTAG